The Clostridia bacterium DNA segment AGTTGGGCAAACGTATGTTAGACGAAAAAAAACCAGAGCGTCCGATTATTCACAGTCCCAATGATGCAGCAATGATTGTGATGGAAGAAATGAAGAGACTGAAGAAAGAAAATTTCCGAATCATGGCCTTAAATACTAAAAATCATGTGGTGGCTGTAGAGACAATTTCCATCGGAAATTTAAATAGTTCCATAGTTCATCCAAGAGAACTATTTCGTCAAGCCATTCGACATGCAGCAGCAGGAATTATCCTAGTTCATAATCATCCTAGTGGCGATTCTACCCCCAGCAGAGAGGATCTTTTGATTACAGAGCGTATTGTGGAAGCAGGAAAAATTATGGGTATTGAGGTATTGGACCATATAATTGTGGCAGGTGATGGATATCTAAGCTTTAGAGAGGAAGATATCCTTTAAATTGTGACTTGTTATTCCCTTTCGCTAGAATATAATATAGAATAAAGTGATTGTATATTGAATAAATGACAAATAATCGAAATGACTATATGGGGGTATAAATGTTTAAAGCAAAAGACTTAGGAATAGATTTAGGAACTGCGAACATTCTGGTTTATATTAGAGGGGAAGGCGTAGTAATGCAGGAGCCTTCTGTTGTAGCGATTCAGAAGAATACCAAGGAAATACTAGCTGTGGGTAGCGAGGCAAAACAAATGATTGGTCGCACACCAGAGAACATTGTTGCGATTCGTCCAATGAAAGATGGTGTGATTGCAGACTTTGATGTAGCACAAGCCATGTTGCGTTATTTTATTAATAAGACCAAAGCCCGTTTCACACTGATTAAGCCAGCAGTAGTAATAGGGGTTCCTACCGGTATAACAGCTGTTGAAGAGCGTGCGGTAAAAGATGCTGCCTTGCAAGCAGGTGCCAAAGATGTAATGTTATTGGCAGAGCCCATGGCAGCAGCAATCGGTTCTGGTATGCCAGTTGGAGAACCTACCGGTAATATGATTGTGGATATTGGTGGTGGAACAACTGAAGTTGCGGTAATTTCTTTGGGTGGGATTGTGACAGATCGTTCCATCCGAGTAGGTGGTGATGAAATGGATGCTCATATTGTCAGCTACTTGAAGCGGAAATATAATTTATTGGTCGGTGAGAGGACTGCTGAGGACCTCAAAATGAAATATGGTAGTGCTTACTTTACTGATTCAGCAGAAGACCAAAAGAGAAAGAATATCAGATGTTCTATCAGGGGTCGGGATTTGGTTGAAGGATTACCAAAGAATGTTGAACTGACTGGAGAAGAAATCTGCGAAGCCTTGAAGGAACCGGTAGGTCGTATCCTAGAAGGAATACGATACTGCTTGGAACATACTCCACCAGAACTTTCTTCGGATATTATGGATAAGGGTATCGTACTTGCAGGTGGTGGCTCATTATTGTATGGCTTGGATAAATTGGTACGTGATGAGACGCATATGCCAGTATACGTTGCAGAACAACCTCTTACTGCAGTAGCAGAAGGTACGGGTATCGTGGTTGAGAACTTAGATAAATGGAGGAAAATTCTTGCCAACGTAGCCAACTGAGCGAAGGGGTGATACTATGGAAAATAGAAATAAGATTATCATATTATTTCTTCTGATTGCCTGTATCGTAACCGTTCGGCTCACCTCTAATGATCATGACATGACCCAAATGGAAAAAATATTAGCAGAAGGTTTTAGACCTATGCAGGAAGTATTAATGCAGGGAACGGAAAATCTCATTTTGTTTGCGGAAGGTGTCAGCAACCACCCCGCTGTAGCCCGAGAAAATGAACTGCTTAAGAGCGAGATCGCACAGATGAAAGTTGAAGCGAACATGGAGCGGGAATATTACTATGAGAATATCCGTCTACGTCGCTTGCTTGGTATGCGGGAGGTATCACAGCAACAATTTATTGCGGCTGATATCATAGCAAGAGGTATTAAATCGTGGGATGATACCATGACCATCAATATGGGTGAACTTGATGGTGTTGCCCTGTATGATGGTGTCATGACGTATAATGGCTTGGTTGGGAAGGTATATCAAGTGAGCCCTCATACTGCAGAAGTAAGGCTTCTAAACAATAAGCTAGGTTCAGTTGCGGCTATGACGGAGCAGACGCGCTTTCCAGGTGTGCTCGAGGGAATCGGTGATGGTTCCGGCCTTTTGCAGCTCATCTACTTGCCCCATGATGCTCCTGTGGAGTTAAATCAGACTATAATCACATCAGGGTTAGGTGGATTGATACCGAAAGGAATCAAGATAGGGTATATCAGTTCCATTGAATATAATCCTGATGGCTTGCTGAAAAGTGCCATAGTTACTCCTTTTGAGGATTTTGATCGCCTAGAAGAAGTACTAGTTGTAAAGTTTGAAGGCGAGGTGTCGCCTTGAAACTTAGAGAGTGGTTGATTTGGCTAATCATTACATATTTCTTTCTGCTATTGGAATCTAGTGTGTTGGTTCATTTCACCATATTTGGAGCAAAACCAGATCTTTTACTTATTAGTGTGGTCATGATAGGCTTGATGCAGGGCAAAGAAGAGGCGCTAGCAAAAGGCTTTTTTATGGGCCTGGTAGAGGATCTCTTTATAGGAAGATTCGTGGGTAGCAATGCGATTGTAAAAGCGTTAGTTGGTTTTTTCACCGGGCAAGTGGAGCGAGAAATTGTTAAGGAAAATGTTGTTATTGCAGTTGCAATGGTTTGGATACTTACCGTGGTGAACCACTTGCTTTATGGTGCCTTGATGATTATATTAGGAAATGCAAATTATTTAGGCTTGGATTACTTGAGAACGCTACTAACATCGGCCTTTTATAACGGGATATTAACTGTTGCCTTATTTCCTTTTTTCTATTTTTTGCTAATTACAGGACCATTTAAGAAAACCAAGAGACAATAACCGGGAGACTTTGGATGAATAAAGAAACAACCAAAAATATGGTTAACCGAACGCGAGTAATCCTGACGGCCATTGTAGTGGTGTTTTCACTGCTTGGCGTCAGGCTTTTTTACCTACAGATTCAAACCAATGAAATGTTTGCAGACCGAGCTGAAAGAAATACACTTCGTTTCGTAGAAGTGGAAGCCACACGAGGAGATATTGTTGGTAATGATGGGTATGTCTATGCGACTAGTAAACCTTCTTATGTGGTGACATTGGCTTATTTAGCAGACGATGATGAGCGTGAAGTTGCCATTACCAATTTAGCGGAATGTTTGGAAAAATATGGATATAGCGAAGAAGATATACGTGAAAAAGTTTCGGGAAACGCCAGAAAATTCGAACCGACAGAAATTGCTAGTATGCCATGGGGATTAGAAGCTGTAGAAATGGTATCTGAACTATCGGAACGTCGCGAGTCTCTTCCCGGGGTTGTAATAAAAACGGTCCCCATCCGTTCCTATCCACTTGGCCCGGTAGCGGGTCATATCATCGGACATACTGGTTCCATAAGCGAAGCAGAACTTGAAATAGTAGATCCTGAAATATATGACATGAATGATAAGATTGGAAAATCAGGTGTAGAACGCACCTATGAGATATTTGATACAGCGGATGACTATTATGGTTTAAAGGGAAACAAAGGAATTCAGAAGTACCAAGTAGATGCAGCCAGCAGACCTATGCAGGAAATGGATTACAGTATTGAGCCCATACCAGGGGATACTGTGGTATTGACCATTGAACATGATATACAAGTGGCCATGGAAAATGCTATGGATACTGTTATTCAAGAAATATATGACAATGAGAATGAAAAAGCTGGCTCTGCTGCGGGTGTTTTGATTGAAGTAGATACAGGAAAAATATTGGCCATGGCTAGCCGTCCTACTTTTAATCCGGAGGATTTTGTCGATGGCTTGACCCAAGAAGAAGTGGACTATTATTACCGCAATGAAATGCGTCCAGAAATAAACAAAGCAGTGGCTTCGGCATATCCGCCCGGCTCTACATTCAAGATGCTCACGGGTATGGCCTATCTGGAAAATAGTAATTACAGCCCTAGCTATTCAATTAACTGTACTGGTGCCTATTGGGAAAAACCATACATAAGTTGTTCGAAAGTTCATGGTAGAACCAACTACTATGAAGCCGTTGCTGAGTCATGTAATACATTTTTTCAGTTTGCAGGTCAAACGGCAGGCATCGAAAAGATTGCTGAATTGGCAACAGAGTTTGGTTTAGGTGTGGATCCAGGGTTAACGGATTTACCTTCCGTAAGTGAAGGGTTTCAAGCAAATCCAGAAAACAAGTTTGAACTCCAAGAGTCATATCTAAATATGCGACTCAAACGATACCAAAACCAATATGAAGAAAAAGTAGAAGAAATTAATCAACAAGAAATCAGCCTAGAGGAAAAACAAGATTTGCTTGACCAGGCGCTGAAAGAAAAGGAAGCCAGTGATAAATGGGCAGAGGGAAACTTTGCTTTTGAGAAAAACTGGCAAGCGTATGATACCTTCAATACGTCTATCGGACAGGGTATGAATAACTTTACAATGCTGCAGCTAGCCAACTATACAGCGACTTTGGCGAACGGGGGCACTCGCTACCGACCATATCTCGTGGAACGTATCGAATCTCCTGAAGGTGGCTTGGTATGGCAATCAGAGCCCGAAGTATTGCAAAAAGTAACTGTATCCGAAGAGAATATGGAAATCACACGCAAAGGCATGCTTGCAGTTACACAACCAGGTGGTACATCATATTACCTTTATCGCGATTTTCCAATTGAAGTAGCTGGAAAAACGGGAACTGCCCAGACCGGCCGAACTGGTGACGATAAAAATTCAGAATTCCATGGTGTATTCGTAGCCTTTGCACCCTATGATGACCCTCAAGTGGCTTTTGCGGGTATAGTGGAATATGGGCAACATGGTGGTAGCTCTGCCGGGATGGTGGCTAGAGCCGTATTCGCTGAATACTTTGGAGAAGAAGACTATAAGGATGTTGATATAGCGACCTACCTGAGTAGTCCTTTGGGCGAGGAGTAATTATGGCAGAAAAGAAGCAATTTAAAGATTTAGATATTTTATACTTGGTTATGCTATTATTGATCCTGGTTATTAGTGGTGTGATACAGGCTACAGCATCTTTTGGTGTAAAGCCTAGCGAACCATACTACTATTTACAACGCCATTTGTTTTCAATTGGGACAGGGTTAATACTGTTTGCCATAATAGCGATAATAAATTATCGAGAATATCGAACCTACAGCCGATTGATTTATGCTGGTATGTTGTTGATACTAATTTTGGTCTTGATACCAGGTATCGGTGCGATTAGAAACAACGCAAGAAGTTGGTTTATTCTAGGGCCACTCTCATTACAACCAGCAGAGGTAGCCAAGGTGTTGTTTATCATACTTTTTGCTGATTTCTTGGATAAGCGTAAGAATCATTTGGAAACACTAGTGCAACTCATTCCTTGTTTCCTATATCTAGCAGTTCCGGTAGGGCTGATTCTGATGCAACCAGATATGGGTACATCGCTTGTATTTTTTGCGATTACTTTTTTCATGTTGTTTGCAGCAGGAGCGAATCCGAAAATACTGTTTGGACTCTTGGGACTGGGTATTGGTTCAGTAGTCTTACTTTTGGTCATGCATTACCAGATGGGTATGCCGCTTCCCTTAGAGGACTACCAGTTGATGCGATTCACAGTTTTCCTGAATCCCTACAATGATGGGAAGGGAGGACTCGGTGCAGGCTATAATATTATCCAGTCTCTGATTGCCATTGGTTCAGGAGGATTATTTGGCAAAGGATTTATGCAGGGAACCCAAAGCCAGAGTAACTTTTTGCCATTTCATCATACCGATTTTGTTTTTGCTGTAATCGGAGAAGAATTTGGATTTATAGGTAGTATCGTAGTCTTAGGATGTTTCTTATTTCTTATGTATAGGGCCCTGATGATTGCTAGAAAATCATTAGATCTTTATGGCGCATTGATTATCTCCGGGGTGGTTGGTATGATGTTTTTCCATATCGTAGAGAGTGCTGGCATGGCCATAGGGGTTATGCCTATAACTGGTATTCCCTTCCCTATTTTGAGTTCAGGTGGATCCTCGATGTGGGCCAATATGGCAGCACTAGGCTTAATCGTATCAGTAGATTTGCATAAGAAAACAATTCGTTTTTAAGGAGTAAATATGTCTAAATGTGTAGATAAAAATTGGCTAGAGGAAGCAATACTTCCTTTGGTGGAAAAACCCATCCGATATACAGGTGGGGAATTGAACAGTATTGTTAAAGATCATGAAGAGTGCTCGGTTCGTTTTGCTTTTGGTTTTCCGGATGTTTATGAGGTTGCCATGAGTCATTTGGGAACCCAAATTCTCTATAAGGTTGTCAATGACCATGAGGATTTTTGCATGGAGCGAGTTTTTTGCCCCTGGGTGGATATGCAGGAAAAAATGAAGGAAAATGATATTCCACTTTACACACTGGAAACGTTTACCGAGGTGAAGGATTTCGACTTCCTTGGTTTTACATTGCAGTATGAGATGAGCTATACCAATATACTATCCATGCTAGAACTTGCAAAAATTCCTTTTTACCGAGAAGAACGTATGGAAGGGAATTATCCACTAGTGCTAGGGGGAGGGCCTTGTGCCTTTAATCCTGAGCCCATCGCAGATTTCTTTGATTTATTTTTAATTGGTGATGCTGAGGAAACCATTCTTGAACTATTCTCGTTATATGCAAAAGTGCAAGCAGAAGGTGGAGACAGGGTCACTTTTCTTAAGAAAGCGTGTAAATTACCAGGCATATATGTTCCTGAATTCTATGATGTTTCCTATTCACCTGATGGTGTGGTGGAAAAATTTGAGCCATTGATACCGGAAGCGCCGGCTAAAGTAGTAAAAAGCCTTCTGAAAGATTTAGAATTGGCTACTTTTCCTGATAAGCCAATTGTTCCATACATGGACATTATTCATGATCGAATCATGCTTGAAGTTCTTAGGGGCTGCACACATGGTTGTAGGTTTTGTCAGGCCGGTGTTTTATATCGTCCGGTTCGCGAAAGAAGCAAGGAATTATTGCTGAAACAAGCGAAAGATCTTATGAAGAATACTGGACATGAGGATATTTCGCTTACTTCACTGTCAACGGCAGACCATACTCAACTAAATCAACTGGTTGATGAATTGCAACAGGTATGTGCAGGTACAGGGGTTGGGATTAGTCTTCCATCTCTACGGGTAGATACATTTTCTATGGGGATGGCAAAAAAAATTGCTTCTGTTCGCAAAACAGGTTTGACATTTGCACCTGAGGCTGGTACTCAGCGCATGAGAGATATTATTAATAAAGGTGTGACGGAAGAAAATTTGATGAAGGTTTCAGAGGATGCTTTTAGGGCTGGTTGGGAAAGACTGAAACTTTACTTTATGATTGGACTGCCTTTTGAGCGAGATGAGGATTTAGAAGGTATTGTGCATCTGGGCAATAAGGTAATCTATTTGGGAAAACGAGTTGCATCTGAAATTGGTTCTAAACGTAAGATTAGCGTCACGCTTAGTGCTTCTAGCTTTGTACCTAAACCATTTACACCGTTCCAGTGGATTGCCCAAGACCCTCTATCTGAATTAGAACGCAAGCAGAGGCTTATTAAAGAAAAAGTGAGAACTAAGAATCTTGTATTCAACTACCATAATGCCAAGGTATCCCATATGGAGGCTGCCTTTGCTAAAGGAGACAGGCGCTTAAGCAAGGCGCTTGTGGCAGCGCATAAAAAAGGATGCCGCTATGACGGCTGGGATGAATTCTTTAATTTTAAGTGGTGGCAAGAAGCGTTTGAGGAGTGCGGGCTTACATCGTCAGATTTTGCGCAGCGTGAATTTAAAGAAAATGATATTCTTCCATGGGATTTTATCGATACGGGCGTGCGAAAAAGTTTCTTGTATGCTGAACTTTTAAAAGCGAAGTCAGAGGAATTGACACCGGACTGTCGAGATGAGGGATGCAACACTTGTGGTGTGTGCATGGATATGGATTGTGATATGTTGCTACAAGAGGAGGTATCCAATGAAATATAGGATAGAGTTTGCGAAAAAGAATTCTGTTGCTTTTGTATCGCATCTGGAATTGATGAAAGTATTTTCGCAAGCAATTCGCCGTGCAGGCCTGCCAATTGCGTGTACGGAGGGGTTTAATCCAAGACCCAAAATCAATTTTTCTTCAGCAATCGCAACAGGCATGACTAGTCTTGCCGAATGCGCCGAAATGGAGCTTACGAAGGAAATGGATGCAGATAGTGTTATGGATGCGTTGAATAAAACATTGCCCGAAGGGTTTTCTGTGGGGGCAATTCGTCAGTTGGAGGGAAAACATAAGTCATTAATGGCCCTATTATCCCATTCCGATTATACGCTCCATGTGAGATTGGCGAAACCATATACTGAAGAAGATAGATTGGTTGAAGCTGTGAACTCTTTTTTGGCGAAAGAGAGCATTGTGATAATAGCGAAACGTAAGAATAAGGTTAAGGAAAA contains these protein-coding regions:
- the radC gene encoding DNA repair protein RadC, producing the protein MMKKTMKQFPKELQPRERGYTHGISSLTNTELLAIILRSGTRELSAMELAHRILLKEGTLSNIMELGVEELIQYEGVGQVKAISILASLELGKRMLDEKKPERPIIHSPNDAAMIVMEEMKRLKKENFRIMALNTKNHVVAVETISIGNLNSSIVHPRELFRQAIRHAAAGIILVHNHPSGDSTPSREDLLITERIVEAGKIMGIEVLDHIIVAGDGYLSFREEDIL
- a CDS encoding rod shape-determining protein yields the protein MFKAKDLGIDLGTANILVYIRGEGVVMQEPSVVAIQKNTKEILAVGSEAKQMIGRTPENIVAIRPMKDGVIADFDVAQAMLRYFINKTKARFTLIKPAVVIGVPTGITAVEERAVKDAALQAGAKDVMLLAEPMAAAIGSGMPVGEPTGNMIVDIGGGTTEVAVISLGGIVTDRSIRVGGDEMDAHIVSYLKRKYNLLVGERTAEDLKMKYGSAYFTDSAEDQKRKNIRCSIRGRDLVEGLPKNVELTGEEICEALKEPVGRILEGIRYCLEHTPPELSSDIMDKGIVLAGGGSLLYGLDKLVRDETHMPVYVAEQPLTAVAEGTGIVVENLDKWRKILANVAN
- the mreC gene encoding rod shape-determining protein MreC, translated to MENRNKIIILFLLIACIVTVRLTSNDHDMTQMEKILAEGFRPMQEVLMQGTENLILFAEGVSNHPAVARENELLKSEIAQMKVEANMEREYYYENIRLRRLLGMREVSQQQFIAADIIARGIKSWDDTMTINMGELDGVALYDGVMTYNGLVGKVYQVSPHTAEVRLLNNKLGSVAAMTEQTRFPGVLEGIGDGSGLLQLIYLPHDAPVELNQTIITSGLGGLIPKGIKIGYISSIEYNPDGLLKSAIVTPFEDFDRLEEVLVVKFEGEVSP
- the mreD gene encoding rod shape-determining protein MreD, producing MKLREWLIWLIITYFFLLLESSVLVHFTIFGAKPDLLLISVVMIGLMQGKEEALAKGFFMGLVEDLFIGRFVGSNAIVKALVGFFTGQVEREIVKENVVIAVAMVWILTVVNHLLYGALMIILGNANYLGLDYLRTLLTSAFYNGILTVALFPFFYFLLITGPFKKTKRQ
- a CDS encoding penicillin-binding protein 2; this encodes MNKETTKNMVNRTRVILTAIVVVFSLLGVRLFYLQIQTNEMFADRAERNTLRFVEVEATRGDIVGNDGYVYATSKPSYVVTLAYLADDDEREVAITNLAECLEKYGYSEEDIREKVSGNARKFEPTEIASMPWGLEAVEMVSELSERRESLPGVVIKTVPIRSYPLGPVAGHIIGHTGSISEAELEIVDPEIYDMNDKIGKSGVERTYEIFDTADDYYGLKGNKGIQKYQVDAASRPMQEMDYSIEPIPGDTVVLTIEHDIQVAMENAMDTVIQEIYDNENEKAGSAAGVLIEVDTGKILAMASRPTFNPEDFVDGLTQEEVDYYYRNEMRPEINKAVASAYPPGSTFKMLTGMAYLENSNYSPSYSINCTGAYWEKPYISCSKVHGRTNYYEAVAESCNTFFQFAGQTAGIEKIAELATEFGLGVDPGLTDLPSVSEGFQANPENKFELQESYLNMRLKRYQNQYEEKVEEINQQEISLEEKQDLLDQALKEKEASDKWAEGNFAFEKNWQAYDTFNTSIGQGMNNFTMLQLANYTATLANGGTRYRPYLVERIESPEGGLVWQSEPEVLQKVTVSEENMEITRKGMLAVTQPGGTSYYLYRDFPIEVAGKTGTAQTGRTGDDKNSEFHGVFVAFAPYDDPQVAFAGIVEYGQHGGSSAGMVARAVFAEYFGEEDYKDVDIATYLSSPLGEE
- the rodA gene encoding rod shape-determining protein RodA, translating into MAEKKQFKDLDILYLVMLLLILVISGVIQATASFGVKPSEPYYYLQRHLFSIGTGLILFAIIAIINYREYRTYSRLIYAGMLLILILVLIPGIGAIRNNARSWFILGPLSLQPAEVAKVLFIILFADFLDKRKNHLETLVQLIPCFLYLAVPVGLILMQPDMGTSLVFFAITFFMLFAAGANPKILFGLLGLGIGSVVLLLVMHYQMGMPLPLEDYQLMRFTVFLNPYNDGKGGLGAGYNIIQSLIAIGSGGLFGKGFMQGTQSQSNFLPFHHTDFVFAVIGEEFGFIGSIVVLGCFLFLMYRALMIARKSLDLYGALIISGVVGMMFFHIVESAGMAIGVMPITGIPFPILSSGGSSMWANMAALGLIVSVDLHKKTIRF
- a CDS encoding TIGR03960 family B12-binding radical SAM protein, which gives rise to MSKCVDKNWLEEAILPLVEKPIRYTGGELNSIVKDHEECSVRFAFGFPDVYEVAMSHLGTQILYKVVNDHEDFCMERVFCPWVDMQEKMKENDIPLYTLETFTEVKDFDFLGFTLQYEMSYTNILSMLELAKIPFYREERMEGNYPLVLGGGPCAFNPEPIADFFDLFLIGDAEETILELFSLYAKVQAEGGDRVTFLKKACKLPGIYVPEFYDVSYSPDGVVEKFEPLIPEAPAKVVKSLLKDLELATFPDKPIVPYMDIIHDRIMLEVLRGCTHGCRFCQAGVLYRPVRERSKELLLKQAKDLMKNTGHEDISLTSLSTADHTQLNQLVDELQQVCAGTGVGISLPSLRVDTFSMGMAKKIASVRKTGLTFAPEAGTQRMRDIINKGVTEENLMKVSEDAFRAGWERLKLYFMIGLPFERDEDLEGIVHLGNKVIYLGKRVASEIGSKRKISVTLSASSFVPKPFTPFQWIAQDPLSELERKQRLIKEKVRTKNLVFNYHNAKVSHMEAAFAKGDRRLSKALVAAHKKGCRYDGWDEFFNFKWWQEAFEECGLTSSDFAQREFKENDILPWDFIDTGVRKSFLYAELLKAKSEELTPDCRDEGCNTCGVCMDMDCDMLLQEEVSNEI
- a CDS encoding DUF2344 domain-containing protein — protein: MKYRIEFAKKNSVAFVSHLELMKVFSQAIRRAGLPIACTEGFNPRPKINFSSAIATGMTSLAECAEMELTKEMDADSVMDALNKTLPEGFSVGAIRQLEGKHKSLMALLSHSDYTLHVRLAKPYTEEDRLVEAVNSFLAKESIVIIAKRKNKVKEKDIRAGILSLEANLSEPFLILNMQLVAGSNGNIRPEHVAEAFLEQLSIQYLTMRIEKTMTYGIKNDQKTRLFLV